CCCTCGGCGCTCCGTGCGCGCAGCGGTCGCGGGTCGAGGCTGCGGGACCCACGCGGGACACGGTCACGCCTGTCCGGCACCGTCTCCTGGGCCGCTGTCCCAAAGCGAGGAACCCGCAGCGCGGCCACCCCCTCCCCTCCCGGTGCGCCGGGAACGTGGAGCTCCCCGCTTCTCTCCGCCCACCCCGCGAGCAGCCAGGTGACCCGATGGAGCTGCGGACCGTCCCGTCGGGCAACGGCCGGAGGGTCCGCCCCGGGATTCGGGCACAGAGCCCGTCGGTTCTGCCCCGTTCCGGCCCGACCAGCCCGTGCTTCCGATCCGGCTCCCGGCCGCCCGCCGGGATGGCGCAGGGCAGCACTTGGCCCACGCGAGGCGGGACGGCCGCCGGGATTCAGGTCCCACTggccgcggggcggggcgcggtCGGATCGAGATTTCTGGTGTCGGGACGCGGCACCGGGGATCGGGCCTGTGGGGCAGGACGGGCCGCCCCGACGGGACGagacgggacgggacgggacgggccACTCCCCGCCCCCACGCGGGGGTCACTGAAAGCCGGTGGCAGACAGCCCCGGTCGGCACGGGCACAGCGGGGCGGGACGTGTCCCCCTCCCCATGACTTGGGGACGGCTCGGTGACCCACGTGCGGCGGGGCGGGGGAAGGTGCCCGGAGCGTCGGGTCCGACCCGAGCCCGGTCTGTGCTCCCGGAGCTGAgtcggcggcggcggcgggaggagaAGGGCGAGGGAAAGGAGGgggctcctgcagtgctgcaatgcAGAGCTGCGCCGAGAGCTGAGCCCGCGGCCCGGAGTTCTCCGCCGCTGCTGCATTGCAGGTGTGAGCGCCGCGCCCGGCGGCCGGGCCGAACCGAGCCGAACCGGGCCACGCAGTCCAAGCGCCGCCGGGCCGCCCCCTTCTTGCCCCGCCCCGCGCTCCGGCCCTCCCCGGCTTTCTCGCTCCCGTTTCGTTTTTTTCCCACCCCTGTCGAGTCCCCGGGACATGTCCTCCAGCGGCGGGACACCGGCAGCCGCCGTCCCCGCGTCCCTCCGTTCGCCCTGTACCCGTCGAGGTGGGTGCTCATCTAAACCTACCAGCCGGGCCACAGTCGGCACTGATTGTTCTTAACCCCCAGCTTCTCACCGTTGTTCCCCCCGACGCCGGGACCACCGCGGAGCGCCCGGTACTGCGCGGATGGGGCCGGACCCCGGGATCGGCTTTGACCCGCTCCGGTATTTTCTCGACGGGGCATCCCTCGCATTTCCATCTTCTCTGTCCAAGAAGGGCATCGCCCCCGCCCCGCTCACCCCTACCCGCAgtcccacccccatcccccccgCAAACAGCGCTGCCTCTGTCCCGTCTTTCTCTACCACTCCTCTGTCCCACAGCGGGGTTCGACTCGGGGACACACGGCGCCCGGGAAAGAGCTGCCCCACACCGCCCCACCGCACCCACCCCTCCCCCCGGAGGTGCGGACACAGCGGTCGGACAACGCGAGACCCCCCGGGAGGAAAGATCAATGGGATCAAGTCGGAGGTGCTGCAGCGCAGCCCCGGGGGGACGGGGCGGATCACGGGAGCGCCCCAAACCTGGGAGGGACGGGGATGGAGTTTTCAGGGCAGCAGAGCCGCTGTGCTCACCCCCCCCcttgaccccccccccccgccatcCCTGTGACAGAGGCTGTGTTTTCCCGTCCCTGCCTTTCTGAATCCTGCCCGTGATGGCAGAGATCCCACAGAGATGCCACGCAGCGCACATTTTTGCCTTCCCACCTggattattcatttatttatttatttcccctgcCGCTGGCTTTCATTCACTGCTAAAATGGCACCGCtctcctgtccctgctgctgctgatacGGACTTCAACCGCTGGTTCCTGGTGTGTCCTCATTTACCGGTAGAAAGCTGAACAGACACACAGCGTTTCCTCCCCTTGCGTATAACTCCAAGCTGCTCTCAGAGTCCCGGCCCCTCCCGTGCATCCCCTCGGACACCCCCGGCTCTCTACCCTGCTCCTCACCCTGCTTCGAGATGTCGGAGGCTGAAAGCGAAACGCGAAAGCGGGCTCGGCAGTGCCACACACCGCAGCAACCCGTCAGCCTGCTCTGCCTTCAATTCCCCTGCAAACACCGGAATCCCCGCTGCTCCCGGCACCGCTCCCACCGCCCTCCCGTGTTCCTGCACAGCACCGTAACCGGGAGCTTCGGGTCCAGAAGCCCCCGCGGTCCCGCAGCCCCGATCCGGTCCCCCTCCACCCCCGTGCACCGCGGTGCCGCCCGGTGCAGCCGCAGCACTCACCCCCCTTCACCCCCCACCCCGCAGCTCGGAACCCGGAGTCCCATCGGCTGCTTTTATTGACGGCATCCACATGCCGTCCCCCAACTTCGTGCGGTGCCATTTGTGCTCAGCCGATGCTGCGTCACGCAGCGAATCCTTCACCGAagggataaaaaacaaaatgaagcaaaggtaaAATCGCCTCATCCAGGGCAAGAATAAAAAGAGTTAAGTGTGTTAGTCCgaaagcagagcagacaacGCCACAGCCGAGAGTTATTTGTCACACGCTCAGGCGAGAGACAGAAGAAATTCCTGTGATAATGCTTGTCTCTGCTCAGCCGTTGCTGCCGCACCACAAATTGCTGCTTGCAGCACAAACTATGGCAATGCGATACACGAAATGTCTTCTTGTTGGGTCTCTACGAGCCGCGGATTGCTAAGAGTTATTTCTGAGTCCTGAGAGTTTAAAGAGCCTTCAAGAAACAGAGCATCAAACGCTCCGAAAGTGGGTCTTGCTTCTGGTGTCAGAggtacagagaggaaaaaacgACGGGAGAGCGGAGagtggggagagagggaggaatttctcaaagcaaagcaggacTCCCGGGACAGGATCTTCCCACCTCGGGTTAAAAATGGCTCAGGGTCAGGTTGAGCCCTTAAACTCCAGATAAGGCATCACTCCAGCCTCCAGGCAGCGAGATTGAGGGCACCTCTGGTGTCTGGCCGGGGACACCGCCGTTGTCCCGTGATGAATCTCCCTGTTTGATCTGTCGCCGGTGACTTCATGtggcaaaaggaaacaaacagaggaGGACGGTGTCACGGCCGGACCCAGCGGACAGAGGGCAGAGCTATAAAATCCGTTCCTGCTGTTGAAATGACAGCCTGGCTCTCAGCGAGCTGCAAATGGATGGGTGCGCTCAGGGACAACGCTTTCACCCTGTGTTTTTTTCAAGCCACGTGGAATTGCTTGCATATGTGGAAATCAGCATTCACTAACACATGCCAGTCGATGTTTATTTGGTGCTTTCAGGTGCCTCCTTGGCTCCATGATGCCCAGCAAAGCGTCCCTCTCCAAAGGTCACCTTTGACAATCAAAAGAAGCTGACGCAAAATAGAAACCATTTCTTCCCTCCGGTCGCTAAGTGAGCTCAGAACAGCTCTGAGGGCTCTCATTTGCAAAGTGCATCCCCCTCTATTGCAATCCCAATGCCCTGACCTACACGAGGGACATCTGCAGGGTTCCTTGGTGCCACCAGCCTCATCTGGGTCCCACCACCAGCACCTGACAGAGGGAAATGCTGAgtcctgctttctgctctgaCCTCTGTTGCTCACAGCTCCTTCACACCAGCTTTGTGGTCTGCAATTTTCCATGCTTGGTTTCAGCCAAGAGGTGACTTCTGAAGTTTGAGTCATCCTGCTTCTCCCATCCTTGTGTTCTGCGAATGAAGGAAGGTCATTGCCCTGCTGTGCATCAGGAGGGGGCAGAGCAACAGAGCTGCCTGGGGCCCAaccactgcagctccaggaCAGGCGGCTCCTGCAGAAGGAGCTGAGAACCCAATGTCtctcaggagagcaggagaTGCAGCTTCACCCCAACACATGAATTTCTGCTCAGTGTGGTCTTTATGTCCAATATTAAACACACATTTGTTGCAGCTTCCACCAGCTCAGGCCCTCCATCATGCTGCATTTTATAACCACGGTGACATCTGTTTAATTCACTTCCTCTAGCTGTAGCATTTTTCTGCCCCAGCTGATGCAGCATAACTTGCACCACCTCCCAGAGGTTTAGGCtgtccccttccctccctcaagctaagcactgctggctgcaacACACTCAGAAGCTGCAGCCCCCCTGGGCCCATGGTGATGCTTCAGACCTCACAAGAATGGGGATGCAGCTGCTCCCTCTCTCTCCCACCTACTCAGAATATCCCAGGTTGGGATCTTGGCTCCCGCTGTCCCTTGTTGTCTGATAGAGACCTGGAGGAGCTGGCAGCTGGTGATGgagcttccttcccttctcaccCCTTAAACAATGTGTGCCTACGATCAGCAGGGCCAGCAAGGATGACACATGGCCAAGATTGCCAAAGtcacagctgctgaaatgcagggAGCTCCCTACCGGGCTGTGCTGCCTCTCACAGTGTGCTTTATATGCCTGCTCATCCCATATAAATAAATCTTCACGTTTGCAGTTTACTTTAAACTACATCAAGGTGACAGCTGAGCCGGCGgctcctgctgagcagcagtaTCTGTACCACAAGGCTGCTCCTATGGGCAGGAGAACAGCCAGGATTGTCCCTCCTCACCCccttccctgctgtgcccatCACCCCTCCATGCTCTCATTGGCACACATGGACCAAAAGAAGTtgggagcccagcactgagccccattAGACCCAGCTTTACTAAGAGTGGTCAGTAGCAGCCAGTGTGTGCAAGgccatgctgtgctgggggtggaGGGCATGGAGGAAACATGACCCCCACGGCAGCAAAGTGACACCATCAGCACAGAGTAAagttgggaaaaataaagaaaaaactccacaaaaggcaaaaaatggCTGCTTGGAGGAGCCTCCCATGCATGTGAGCACACACCACTCTCACACCCCTTCTTCTGCCATCTCTTTCTCTCATCCCAATCTGCAGCTGAAAGTCTCCCAGTTCCTATGAGGTTGTTTAGCATCCTCACCTCATTCAGCTCAGTACCACAAGCAGAGggtcacagagctgcagtgatggggtcagtgcaggaaggcaggcactgctgcagacacaaaagagaaaaggcaaaaccaGCTTTGGAGCACAAGTTTGCAGTCCCCccttctcccagcacagcatTGGTCTCATACAGACGGACGCATCAGACCCTTTCAGAAGAGCTAAAAAACACGAATACAAATTCTCCTTTGAAATCAGCAAACGTTTCTCTGGAATAAATCCAAACCAAACAGAGGTTAACGCATTCCTGGGAAATACATTAAATGCAATGCAAGGCCATCTCCATAATGGAGAGCTGCGACGCTCCATCTCATCCTGGATCACTTTGATAACCATTGAAGGCATAGCAGACCTCACATTAATTTTCTCAGTAACAGACATTTAGGTTTGATGCACTTAATATGGCACCGGAGCAGCATGAATAAGTAATTTATACCCTGGGCACTTGGCCTCTCTCAGCCAATTGGCGCTGAAGGAGCATGGAGCGTATCTTTAAAACCAACAACGACTTATCGCACCTTTCAGAGCACAGGAAGCTGCCAGAGCGGTGATAAACACCATCAAACTCTTAAACCAGGAGCTATCTGCCTCTGTGGTTTCCGGGAAATGATGCCTCCAACAAACCACCCCAGCGCTGCTGGTGTATTCAGCGCTCATAAGGCGGTGGGCAATGGGAAGCTGTTGCAATCCTCTTCTCTCAGCTCAGCCAGCTGCAAATGGCTGCAGAGCTTCACACACCTGTATATTGGGGAAGGCAGCTCTGACCCAGCTCAGGCTCCAGCCACAAGGCTGCAGCCCATGCACAGAGGTCAGGGGATGGTATTGGGGAGACAGCTCTGAGGTCTCATCCACATACAGGTTCCCATCACATACAACATCTGCCCCAGCAGAGCCCGGCTGATCAGCCCCGCTGCTGGACTGGCTCCTGCCGCTGTCTGTCGAGCTGCACTTCCTCTTTCATAAATCACATTTTGCATTCTGAGCATGCGTCTCCTCTTCCgtgccattttttttgttgttgttttcagatAACCATTAGCTTAATTAATCAAGGGAAGCACATCACTCCTGATTGCCGGCTCTGCTGGGATGGCAGCGCTCCCACCCAACACACCCCACACAGGGGCTCCCACCCCACAGAACCCAGCAGCACATCATGCTGGTTGCAGCCCTCAAcccagcccagccagcagcaggtgctgaTGGATCCTAAGTCACCTCTTCCCACTGCAAAAGCATGGTGAGATTTTGGGGTCTGCTCTCCTCCCCACAGAGATAAAACACAACTGCATGAGTTCCCATTGGCTTTGAAGCATCCACAGAGGAACAGATGAACCCAGGAGGTTGAGCGAACAACAGGGATGAAAGCTTCATTATGGCATCAGCTCCCAGAGGGTAATTCAaccacaagggcacactgaaGAGCAGACCCGAGCAACGCCACCACCAACAGCAACCACATCTGAGATGGTTCCACATCCACATAAACCTCCTCAGCCACCCGAGCTGGAGAAAATGGCATCTACACATAAAATCCTGGGGAACTGAGAAGGGAACGGCTGCCAGTATGATgctattctattctatttacTTCTATTCTATTTACTTCTATTCTATTTACTGAGCAGGAGTTGATGTGGCCTGAAAGATGGAAGCGTGGAGCAGAGCATCCTGCACACAAAGCATCACGCACCTGCACAACAGCCAAGGGGCACCAATAGGGTGAGGGCACAGccccagggagctgcagcttGTCTGCCAGCTCCACCTCATGCAaaccacacagctctgcctctcacGGCCTCAAAGCTGTTGTACACGCACGTTATTATCAGCTTAGATCTCCAGAACAGAACTCAACCTCAAGCCAAAGCACGAGCTGAACACAACtgaccccacagcactgctgcaagcaCGTGGCTCCAAGAAGCCACCACCTCAGAGGACGTGGGGACCATCACCCCCAGGCTTTGGGGGGAGGCCCCCAACCTCAGCCCTATATCTCAGCCCTGCTGTTACCCTCAGCAATGCTCAGAGCCCCCCAGCACGGCCGTGCTGTTCGTATGCGGTAACAAACGCACTCCAAAACCCCGGTAGGTTTTATAAAGGTTTATAATCCTTTGCAATGATTGCATGATACATTTCTCCCCCATGATGCAACCCTGGGAGCAGCCAGGCTCTGCCGTCCGACCCAACCCGCCTCACACATCGAATGCACTTTTCCAACATCTCCATTTAATATTTACATTCAAGCAATTAATAAATTGGAAGCTTATAGTTTAGACATTTCTAATAGCAGCAATTTCTATAAGAGCTCCTTTAGCTTTAgataaccatttttttttctgtttattttttatcctcatttttcttctttttttttgcacatagAAACACCACATGTGTACAGTATCAAAAAATATATACCAGGGATggtcctgcagggatgggggggggggggaagggggggaaacGAGACTAACAAATGCCGAATGGttaaaaaggagaacagaaaatagtCGTCTGATATAGTTTATAAGGTGATCTAGGGACTCCATAAATCTAGgctttatatttcattatataaatacctacaaataaatatattagcACAGTCGGAGGGCGACCAGCCTTCAGCTCAAACAATACATTTCAATAACACCACGTACAAACGGGAGCAAGAATCACTCGACAAGTTAGCACTGTTAAAATATAATACTATAACTCTGAGTAACCGCCCGGCCCCATAGCGCCCGGGGCAGCCCCATAGTGCCcgcagtgggagcagcagcagcattgggCACCGTGTGGGGCAGCACAGGGCCCCACATCCCGCAGTGACCGGGGCTGGGGATGCCACCCCATTGTAGGCTTTGGGGTCGGGGCAGCAGCGGGGCTGTGCTCCCATGGGGAGCAGCCGCCTCACACCGTCACATACTCCTTGAAGGTGACGGTCAGGCAGTTCGCGGTCACGTCTGTGATAATTATATTCCCAAAGAAGGGCTTGAATTCCTGCAGGccttcagcctcctcctcctcctcctcctcggccacctgcctgggctgctgggggggctcTACAGGCGGCTGCTCGGCTGGTACCGGCGGCTCCTCCGGCTTCACCTGCACCAGGGTCGCCTCGCCCTCCACCCGTGGTTTGACGCAGCGCAAGTCTATGGGCTCGTCCAGGTCTGAGTCCAGCAGGATGACCTCGGGCTGGGCGGGCAGCTCCGGCCGCTCAGGGCCGAGGCAGGTGGGGGCACTGATGCTGCGTGACGTCAGGCGTTTCTTGCCCGGCTCACGGTCCCCGTGTGGCTCTGACAGGCAGCGCTTGCGTGCGCTGGGGCTCGAGAGGTTCAGTCCCATGGAGGATGGGCTGTGCTCATGCCCGGAGCTCAGCGACCACGGCACAAGGTCCGGCTTGGTGGTAAGCTGGAGCGGCTGCTCAGCCACGGGCAGGGGCAGCTCCTTGCCCGGAGAGGGCTTCCTGGggctctcctgcagctcagcagccagctGCCTGCTCTCACCCTCCGCAGCAGTCAGGCCATTGCTGCCCACCGCCCTCTCCTCGCCCGGCTTCCTCCAGGCCTCCAGCTTCTCCTCCCCACCCTTCTTAGCAGTCCTATCCTCCGGTGCCCGTTTCCGGGGTGGTTCCCCAGACTTGATCTTCACCGCCTGCATGCCATTCTCCATGTACTTGCTCATGACGATCACGATGCGTCCgttcttgttcttgttcttgACGATCTTCATCTTGCCCCCGAGCCCGTTGCTGGTGACTCTGTCCCGTGGGGGTGGCCCGGTGCCACTGGACAGGTTCTTCTCAGCCCCATTCTTGCTCTCAGTAGCGAGGTTCTTGACTGGGCCCAGAAGGTTCTTGGTTGCACCGTGAGCCCACTTATCCGGGTGGGCGCCCAGGGGGCTCTTGGTGCTGTCCAAGCAGGTCTGGCCCTGCGGCTCCTTGCTGCTGGGATGGTAGTGGGGCTCATACATCTTGGGGTCAGGCTGGTAGTGGTGGTGCTTCTTGCTGTTGAGCTGGTAGTAGTACTTGCCCTTGCTGTGGGACTGGTGCTTCACACCGCTCTCCTTGCCGTTGGGCTGGTACTGGTGGTGCTTCTTGCTGTTGAGCTCATACTGGTGCTGCTGGCTCTTACCAGAGGAACCGAGGTCCAGCTTCGGCCGGGTGTCCACGGCGGGGTCCTGCAGCCCTGTCAGGATGTTGGAGCGGCGGGCGAAGGAGGGCAGCTGCAACACAAAGCCGAGGGCTGAACCCCACTGCAGGTGCCACCCCCGGCACgctcagtgctctgtgcagcccaaCCCTCGCCCACTTCCAGGCCCCGCATTGCTCCGGATTAatgaagcaatgaaaagaagaaaagccccCTTCAATCAGCTGCCTGGGAATGGAGACCGGCCAGAGCCAGCAGCCTGCTAATGCCGCCCGGCAGCACATTGCCCAGTGCCCGGGGGCTGCACCATGAGTTCAGCACCAGGGATGCATCCCCCAGggtgctgcacacagctcctcTGCATGATGCAACCCACAGAAAGGAGAGCGGCCCCCCGGGACCCCCCCATCGCCTTTACCTGCACGACAAGCGGCTTCGGCTTGGGGCCCCGTTTGCGGTATCCCATCAGCTGCTCCTGCCGCTCCCTGCGGGAACACAGCGTCACTTTAAGGCTGAAtctcccctccccagcccccccagTGCTGCGGTCCGGGTGTCGGGATGTGAGGGTGGGAGGGGGCCGGAGCCACAGGTGcggggctgcaggaaggggtCCCAGAGGAAGGCTGGGGCGGGACGTGCCTGCGGGACGGCGAAATTGTCACCGCCTCCCCCCACCGCAGCGAGGGGTGAAGTTGAGGGTTTGCGCCAAAATACGGCAGGAAATAAAAGCgtggaagggaaaggaggaaaaaaaaaaaaagcagaagaagaaggaggcaaaaaaaaaagcagcagttggAGCGCAGCAGCAGCGCCGCCTCCTCCACTCGCAGCCATCGAATCCCCGCGCGGGCAGCAGCCGAGCGCGGCGTGGGGGGGAGAACGGAGCGGGGATCGCGCACCGCAGGCGGCTCCcggccccccccgccccgcacccGCCCCGACGGGGCCGCgcccccccgaccccccccaaccccggGCCCGTCCCGCACCCTCCGCCCGCCCCTGCGCGGCCCCCGGGCGGCGAACGGCCCCGTGACGCATCTACAATTGCACGGCCGGGCACGGGGCCGGGCGGCCGCCGCTCACCTGTTCTGGAAGGCGATCAGCAGCCGGGGGTCCAGGATGTTCTCCTCCGGCTCCCACGTGTTATACCTTGCGGAGGGGACGGGGGGCAGCGGTCAGGCGGGGGCCGGGGTGCGGTGCAGGGGTCGGGGCCGCTGTCGTCGGGTGCCCCGGGCCCGATCCGCAGCTCGTACCCGGGGTTCGGTCCCGCGGGAGGGGGATGGGCGGGGGAGTGAAGGGGCGGATTGgccaaggggggggggggcacgcCGGGGACAGGACTGTTTATTTAGCGCAGTTATTATTCCGGAGGAATTCTAAGCATGTCATGATGAAATTTTCCAAATCCCCTTTCCCGGACCCATTAAAGCGGCCCCGGCGCGGAGGAGGGACGCGGCCGCGGGGTCCGACGCTGCTCGGggccccctccccgccgcccccccccgcGCACCCCGGCTCTGTCACGCAGCCCCGAGCGCTCCGTGACCGCACCGCCCGCTGCCACCCGGAGCGGCCATCCCGGTCCGACCCGCGGGGTTTTATTTTAGCCCAtatttccccccctttcccaacctccccccccgccccccaccGCTCCGTTCTGCAATATGGAGCCCGGCTCCCgaggagggaaagggggaaggagCCATTTTCTGGTGCACATCAGCCGCCGCCTCCCTCCTCGCTCCGCTCCCTCCGCCGCCCGCCCgggccccgccgcctcctccaGCCGCCCGCCCGATCCCCGCCGGGGCGCCCCCGGGGGCCGCTCCCCGAGTGTCCCCCCGCTCGTTACTCACTTGGGCGACCAGCCCCTCCATTTCACCAGGTACTCCACTCTGCCCTGCGGAACGCGGGAGGCAAAGACACGGCGTTCAGCGGGACCCACCGCCCGCCCGcggccccctcccctcctccccgcCTCCTTCCCTCCGCACCTTTCGGATCCGCTTCTTCTCGATGCTCTCCACGGCGAAGACGTGCTCTCCCACCGCCggcagctccatgctgagctCGGGAATGGGCCGAGCCGGGGCCGTCCGCGCTGCCCGCTGCGGCCGAGCGGGGCTCGGGGCTCCGGCAGCTCCCGCCGCCGAACCGACAGACACTGCGCGGCGGCCGCGGCACCGCAACCCATGCAAATCCCGGAGCGAGACGTCAGGGAGGCGGCGCCTCCCGGGCCCGGCTGCCCGTCAACGGCAGGGCCGGGGGATTGGCGCAGCGCTGCCGGGGAGCGAggcggggatggggggggggcgggcgcggggcggaGGAGGGGGGGGCACACGCGAGCGGCCCGGCCCCACGCGTGACTCAGCACGGCCCCGCGGGGAGGGGGGTGCGCGGCCCCGCGGGCAGGTGCGCGGCCGGAGGGAGCGGCGGGGCTGGAGGTGCGGGACCCGCCCCGAGGATGCGCCGGGCCCACGCGTGGGGATTGAGCCTCCCACCCCCCCCGGAAAGGCGCCGCGCTGCCGTGGGCCGCCCCGCgctgcccggccccgccgcctctTTCCTCCCGTGGTCCCGGCGGACAAA
The Coturnix japonica isolate 7356 chromosome 18, Coturnix japonica 2.1, whole genome shotgun sequence DNA segment above includes these coding regions:
- the CBX4 gene encoding E3 SUMO-protein ligase CBX4 is translated as MELPAVGEHVFAVESIEKKRIRKGRVEYLVKWRGWSPKYNTWEPEENILDPRLLIAFQNRERQEQLMGYRKRGPKPKPLVVQLPSFARRSNILTGLQDPAVDTRPKLDLGSSGKSQQHQYELNSKKHHQYQPNGKESGVKHQSHSKGKYYYQLNSKKHHHYQPDPKMYEPHYHPSSKEPQGQTCLDSTKSPLGAHPDKWAHGATKNLLGPVKNLATESKNGAEKNLSSGTGPPPRDRVTSNGLGGKMKIVKNKNKNGRIVIVMSKYMENGMQAVKIKSGEPPRKRAPEDRTAKKGGEEKLEAWRKPGEERAVGSNGLTAAEGESRQLAAELQESPRKPSPGKELPLPVAEQPLQLTTKPDLVPWSLSSGHEHSPSSMGLNLSSPSARKRCLSEPHGDREPGKKRLTSRSISAPTCLGPERPELPAQPEVILLDSDLDEPIDLRCVKPRVEGEATLVQVKPEEPPVPAEQPPVEPPQQPRQVAEEEEEEEAEGLQEFKPFFGNIIITDVTANCLTVTFKEYVTV